The Plasmodium cynomolgi strain B DNA, chromosome 13, whole genome shotgun sequence DNA segment GAAGAATTCGAGAAGAAGGTGACGAACGAAAAGGTGATGCAAATAAATGACAAGTTGATATATCTAGTATGCGATTACTACatcaacaaaaaggagattgACAATTTAATTAACTTTACGTCCAGCAATGAGAACTATTTTAATGTGTTACCCCAAGCGAAAACAGCCAAGTTGATAAGGAACATCGTGGAAAAAATCTCAAAAAAGATCAGGAATGTGAGTACGctgtatataatatttaaaaagtacatgAATTGGGCatatgaaaagaaaaggaattttttaagatgCCGGAtagaagtaaaaataataattttgtttatcctAAAGCAGAAGTATAAAACGGCTCTGAGTTTAATCGAACGGTTGTTGAAGGAGGTGAAGAAGGTGGACGACAAAACGTTGTTACTCGAACTGTATATTGTGGAAACCAAAATTTACATGCTGCTAAAGAATTCGACCAAAATGAAAGCATCGCTCACCTTTGCTAAGAACATTGCCAATACGATAAACACGgccatttatattaatagCGAAATAGATTTACTTTCTggaatattatttatatatgagaAGGATTACAGAAGTGCCTACATTTACTTGTACGAATGCTACGAAACGTTGTAcacttatatttataatagcCACAACAACACATTAGactttttgagaaaaaaaaataacgactTTTACGCAGTTATTATACATAACATAATTAACACCAGCACGATATCGtcgcaaaataaaacgaaaagtATAAGTCAAATTAGCCCTTTCTTACTCTCGTTCTACACTTTTTATGAGTACTACGATAGCAGCAACAGCATCCTAAATTTGGACGAAATGAATATTTGCTCAGGTAATGCCAACTTAATATACAGCGATGTAATATGTAATATCAGCTCGAGTTACCAAGaattggaggaagaaaaggtgtACTGCATTACCAACCCAATTGAGTTAAATTAtgaaatgattaaaaatttaacattGGATAATTATGGCAATTTATTAGAAACCAAATCGAGTACCAACATTGTGGATAACtctatttttatctttcccGAAAATAGTTCCATATGTGGGAATTTTGGCTTGAATTTAAATatcgaaaatttaaaaattatcgtCCCTTTGAAGTACATGCTTCTTTGCAAAATCTTGGAGGAAAACAACAGGAAAgacattaataatattttgtgtgaacataataaattaaattacattccaaataaagaaattcaaattttgcTGGACATATCCAAGTGTTACGAGAACAGGTCACTTGATGTATTTgagaatataattaaaattaatattttcctgATAAATGTGGACAAAGTGATTTACAACTACTTGAAGGAGCTGTACGAACTGCTGCTGGagaagaatattttaaaaattatcgaAGCTTATAGCTGCATCGACTTGAACTATATCGGCCAGAAACTTAACCTCGActtgaacaaaattatcTCCAAGCTGTCCGAAATGATCCTGGACAAGAAGCTGAATGCCACGCTGGACCAGAACGTGGGAATTTTGATTCTCTATGAGGACATGCCCGAGACGAAGATGTACCAGAACGTTCTGGAAATCATAAACAATTTGACCGAGTCGGTGGATATACTTTACCAGAAGGCGCAGCTGACGGTGTAGCGGTGTTACAGCGTTACAGTGTTGCAGTGTTGCAGAAGTTGGCTGTACTGCCCGAGGCACACCCACCTTGTGAACGATATGACGGGGGTGCATAAAACGGAAGGCCCCCTTTTGGAGAAGAGCCGTGCACCCATGGAGAGGACTCATAGCTGCAGTTCTCATTTTGAAGGGATAGATTTTTTAAGAAGACAGGTGTGCGCATTACTGCGCAGGTATGCACCGTTCATggtgttaaaaattttttgccttttttccatgcGCAGTGTGTAGAAGCATTTGGGCTGCCGCacctttttgcaatttttaaattttttctgcagTGTGTTATATCTTTCCATTccatactaaaaaaaaacaaattataaaatatgcacGCGCAGAAAAGAGTcacgaaatggtgaaataaaagtgaatgaaaaaaaaaataaaataaaaataataatatatgtgtgGTAGAGAAAATTCCAATCAAAGAGTACGCTTCCAGGCGCaaggtgtgtgtgtgtggggagaGGGGCACTACTCGAGGTACCAGAACATGGGTCCTTCTCCCTTGGATCCATCTGTCCTTTGGGGCATCCAAGGGAACGAAGTGGATTTGTtctttattatgtaattacttccgtacatgcacatggtgcaataaaataaaacgaatgaCCATAAAAACCAGACAATTGATACCTCCACTTTGTTTGCATCTTTGAGGTGTTCCGCGTCTGGAACGATTCTCTGTGGgtgtttttgttttaacctgttaaacaaaattaatcGAAAGACATCCGTTCGTTCAGGGCCGTGAAAGGCACTTCCTCTCATCTTACTCGTTTTTGAATTACCCGAGTTTAAATCATtcattgttattatttttccatgATAGGAACCATTTAGGTATGTAAACATATCATCTTGATCTTTAGCGGCAAGTGGACTGATCACTTTGGTTTTTTCCACTGGTTTTATAATATCTAGCAAATTCGATGGTGCGATATATTTCCATTGGTTGTAGTCATGCCATTTTCCTAAGTAAATGTGATTTCCTGCTAGGTTCCTTCTTGTTATGTTGAAAAGGCCCGACGCCATTTTGGTCTACTTGGGGGGTTCTTTCAGagtgtgttttttctctcgGGGGGTAGCGTAACACCGGTGATTATTCGCTCTTCGTGTCCTTTGAAGTACCTCTTTGGGCTGTTTTTCACTCCCTTTTGGTTACTATTCTGACCGTTttggtttccttttttataagtgTTCGGTGGCAACGTTGATTTGATTATGCTCGATGCCGCTCGTTCGGGACGTTTCCTACCTTTTCGAAAGTATTTACGGAGGCCTAAGTCGTTCCTCAACcgcacatatatttttccgttaaaaatgtgtttgcTTATCTTGGCTGGTAGAATGGCTAAATACGCGGGCGAAGAAGAGTGGTTGGGGGAGAGGGAGTGAGCTCTTCGCCATGCgcctcaaaatggaaaggttAGCAGCGTTAGGTGGATATAAATaagtacatatgtacgtatgtatgtacgtatgtacgtatgcatgtatgcatgttTGTACGTGGGTTGGATCTCTATCGCGCGAAGTGCTGACAGGCAAAACTCCCTTCTGTGCAAATCCTATTTTTCACGGTCACTTGAGAGgagtttttaaatttgaaaaaagggtaacTACTATCAGCTGGTACGCGAAAacggagaaaataaaatgcgcaCGTAAAAAccttttaaagaaaaaatttttttttaaccagtCACCAGCGTGCTGGCAATAACTGCACCCTTCCTCATCGCTACATTTCCATCAGTTGCGCAGGAGGGAAAGCgaacaattaaaaatagtttGCTGGAGTACTTGGATACCCTGGAAAAATTTGCACCGCGCGGATGTATGTGTAGCATTTTGTATATGTGCCTTCATTGAGTTCATTACttcgaaaaatttttttccctgcgtGGAgtgttacctttttttgatGCGTAAAATGTGCTATTGGGGGTTTTCAAAAGTGTGAGTTGTGTTATTGTGTTAAAAGAAGAGTTAATAATTGGGTACCAAATAAGTACGCGAACAGGTTGATTATTTTGCTGAGTTGTtgcgcacatgtacatgtatgagCGGAATCACACTGCTACGCACGGTGCAAAACTTTCTGGAGAATCCGCCATTTTATCATAGTTAACCGCACGTATAGCCTttcaattttcttctttccaatTTTGACTCTTTTTACACGACGATCTTCGAAAGGATCGGAGGCACACCAAAGAATGCGGTGTGTGCGGTAAGGCGTCACTCCACGAGCACATACAATGTTCTCAGTTGGAAATCCCtttaaagggaaaaaagtaaCGATTTGGTTATATTCACCTTGTCAACATGGTTAACGTTGCGCTGCGTTTTTCATTGCCACATTGTTACGCTAAAGTGGTGGCAGTGGGGGAGGTAGTGAACAGAATTATGTATGTGTCGTGTTAAGTTAAACCTTTTCCCCAAAGGGGCAAAGACTTCATGCAGAATTGTGGTGTATctcaaattgaagaaaaagtgttttcaaaaaaaaaaaaaacgagttaACAAACACTGCAAATGACAAACAGATAGCATTGGGGtaggataaaaatgaattaacgAATTATTGTTTGTGGaaggtgtaaaaataaaagcgccTGGGGATATCCCCAATGGacagacaaaaaaggaaattaaaatggactttttttttttttttactctcttCCCATTATGAGCAGTAAATTGGGAGATGACCACACACGAAGGGGTGAGAATTGGCCAATGCgtaaaggggggaagaatgCCAACGTTGTAGTTCCCCCTAGGGGGATCATACCCACGTATGCACAACAAACCGAGTGGAATATCCCCTACTGGACATTTAAATCGTACGTAAAACTTGATACATCTAagtttaatatattaacgaACGTGTCCTGCCCAAAGAAGTGTTTCAAGTTTGGAAAAGTTCTTCCTCTGTCTCCATTAACGAACTCTTTTATATACATCCCTGACTGCGccaataaatataataaagaaaaatgctcATGAACAAAAACGAGATtgaattcaaaaattttcctttcccgtTTTAGTAGACTCCTTCTATGGAGTACCCTTATTGGAGTTTTTTGTATCACGCTAATTACACACATGTCGTTTTTATCATAACTTAAAACGtcttgatttattttttgtattttttctttagtcATTGGGGAGGAGTGGTATATAATGCATTTATAggccttttttctctcttcgccatacttcataattttttttatcaaggCATAATTTGTGCTAAAAGCAACGTTGCTGAATTTTACGTCCACAAGGTTGTTGATATTATAGTTTCGATTGGCATTCTgtgtgatgtttttttttaagatatcCAAATTGGCCTCCTTGTTTGTGGGCACATATCCGTTAAGATGGTCACAATTGCCGTTTTGGGAGTTTTCCTTAGCATCATTTGGGTAAATAGGatcttttttcccaattgGGTCAAAAATAACCAGTTCGTTCGCCCCGATGGATTCACCCGTTAGCAGCACTTCCAGCTCTTTATTGTAGTTACACGAAAGGTTCAAACTGTGTATCTTCTGTTCCTCCACAGTTTTACCCTTTGCTTGTTCTGCAAGAACTTTATGGGAGTCTAAATCGTACAACGAAatggtttcttttttgtttatcaGTGCATAGCTGTCGTTAATTCTTTGCGGGGGGGAATTATCCTCGTTCAATATGGATACGAGGTCTCTTACAGAATTGTCATCTGCAcagttttctttttgaaGAAAGAGATTTATTTGATCTATTGTTTTAATTTCGAGGGAGTTACCACTAGCAGTGTCAGTTAATTCCATTCTTTTTAActtattaaaaaagaggtaaaaaTTTAGGAAGGAGAATTTAGTTTCTTTCAGAACAAAGACGAAGGGTCTTCCTATGTTCATCATTCGCACATCTTTGTCTTCCCTTCCGGACGCCATAAACACCTCATTAGTCGATcggaatgtttttttaaaaatgtgataaatgCATTCTTCCACTGACAGTGCACTTTGGGACTCATTATTTATGAACCACTTGGTTTGTGACATTTCTTTGTTATACTTATTGTAGTAGCCACATATGCATAAGTTGTTAAGCGATATGTATACGTCGATGGTTGGAAGTGGAGGGGAAGAGTCTAATTCcctatttttcccttcatcAGACGCACTTGTggaattcgtttttttttctacctctTCAGtttctttctcatttttggcAAAATCGTCATTATCGTCAGCCTCGTCATTGTGCAATACTGCAGTTTCTTTATCCCCACCGCATTcatttgttattttcctttttttattgtaaagGTGATATTTTCGACTGTTACTTTTATGCGATGTTTCAGATGACTGACTGTTTTTTACCGTTTGGTGTTCACCTGTATGAgcattaaaaattaacacagCTTGTTTGTACAAATTGATGACGAATTCAGTTTGGGCCACACTTAGGGACACACTATCACATATTTTATGGTAAAATGttaggtaaaaataaatcaaaaaatatgcaaacgTCTTCTGGATTTGTTTACTCGAAATATtattgtttcttcttttgggAGGTATtaaaatgtacttttttatacGTTCACAATTGCGGTGAAATGTGTCATGGGTAACATTTTCCGTTTcgcaaaaaatttgattcGTTTTGTGTaagtagaggaaaaaaaaaactatgtCAATATTGTTCAGAAGGtgaagtaaattttttatactattaAATAcactgttcatatttttttcctcttctgcGCTGATAGggaaattttcctttaacaCTTCATGATGGAAACaactatttttattgtaaaaaagtaTCAAATCGATATTGTGTAGCCCGTTGCACATTTTGCATAGGTATAAATTCGTGTACACCTTCTTATACACATTTTGCAGGTCTCCTTCTTTCGTGTTTTTACCCTGATCCgctatatattttgaaaaccattttttatcattgtcTAAAAAGATGTTACTCTTTTGGTTTTCTTTCACGTCTGGTGTGGCATGGTTAAAAtcgtttaaaaaatatccgTCGAAAAATAGGTACGCATGGTCGCTTAGCGATTCTCCAGATAATGAACACCGATagcaaatattttccattattttgttttgcgcAATGGGGTGGATGAACAGGTAGAGGCACGAACAATTTGGGGTATTGTGCGTGCggtggaaaattttaaaaaatgattacacAAGTTGGAAGTGGTCATAACTgggagtgcaaaaaaaaaaaaaaaagatttacgTTCGCGGAGgtgtatacatgcatacattaCATTCCTGCGTGCTCACGTGCATCTGCacttatgtaaaattttgttcgttcatttttgcgaGATGAAACAACTGCCGCGCTAGAACTTCATGGTCACAGGTGTACGTCAGAACCTTTCTTTGTCATAGCAGCTtctacatattttaaaaatattaacccATTCGTCACTTTGAAGCGGTTAATTTTAAAGCATCGccagcgaaaaaaaaggaagcacaaaTTGTTTTATGCgtcatgtatatatgtatatacatttatatgtaggccattttgtgaacaaaaaCTGATCTTATGGGGAGAAATGCAACTTCTGTTAAAAACGATAAAAGGACGAACTTGTTAGTTTCTATCCGTACAACCTGAgtgcgataaaaaaaaaaaaaaaaaaaaaaacatgaaataGTAGggcaataaaaataaatcgtgTTCAGTGTTCAGCAGAGGGCGCTATTgcgaaattttatttttaaatttacgTGTACAGCACAAGTGTagttatgtatttttttaattttctgtaagtattttgttttaattttttttcattttattctcATTTATCTTGATTTTCCCACGAATTGTGCTTCACTTCTTGATTCCTGATGGTtcagtatatatttttttgctttactttttcatatgtgtacatatataactATGGTTTCACATGAGTACAATTACGCATTTGCATACATGTGAATAAATATCTGTACACATGTATTAGCGTTTCGAAATTTTCTTCAGATCATGTTTAATGTACATTTCTGATTATGCGTTTTGATGTTAAAAAcgcgtaaaaatatttttattagtaCATCTGATTTCTGTACTATGCGACTTTTActtgcttttattttaacccCCAAAAGAAAGGTGTtacacccttttttaaacatgCCTTGGTGtttataacaaaatttcaTGCCTGTAGAAAAGAGCATAcatttatacacatatgtaaaatatacgtatctttttttttatctattttCTTAGAgtgcaaaaaataagcttAACATTCTGCCAAAGAAAAGAgtagcaagaaaaaaatcacccATCGGAATTTTTGTGCAGCCATATAAAATACACGGTGGAGGCACATACATAATCGCGTATCCCCggaattgcaaaaaagttcatgtaaattttcatcataatgATACAGAATAATGAGTTGAATTGCAAACACTtcgatttattttcttatgaAGATCCTGAATTATGCGAGGAGGAAGATTTGTTTGAGTCTAACCAGGCACCTTGGTTTTATCACCTAACacactgtaaaaaaaaaaaaagagaaagagatgaaactaaataaaatttgaaaaaaaaaaaattgtatgatgtGCATGTAAATCGAAGCAATGTGTGCATAGATGCATGGGTAAATAACCCCCCTGTGGAATAAGAAATGTCGTTGTTGTAAAAATGCGTTATGTGTTATTTGTGAAGTATGCGAGGGGGGAAGAGCAGCGTCATTTTCTTGTGTTAGCACGTGTATTAGGACATGGCAAAATGAGCGaacttttttccccttttagttttttttattttgcccatattaaaattttttttccttttcccatatttttttggtgccACCTTCTAAAGTGCTAGAATTGAGAAAGGATgacttcaaaaatataaaaagtatcgtggaaaatgagaaaaagagaGGAATCGAGTACAGTCATATATTAGACATAATAGACTACCAAACGTATAGTGACATCatgcgaaaaataaattccaaCATGAGAAATGCCTTATCTGTTTACTTATTTtcttgcaaatattttttaagtaaatacTCCAAAAACACGGAATCCAACGGGCATGTGCATTTTGTCTTTGTGTTTGGGAACATTACGGCAGATTTGGTAAGAAAAATAAGGAAGGAAGCAGAGAAGTGCACGGATAGATACTCCTCTTCGCCTTTTTCACGAGCATTTATGGAGTTACTTTTTCAcgtatcacttttttttctacaggATTCAGTTTGTTCGTCCATCatatatagtttttttttgcacatatgGTATTCCTTAAAGAGCAAAACTGCCAAAGAGAAGAATTCAGATGtgctgaaattttttatccccgTGATTAACATTAAGAGGAGTGACATGAAGCTTAAAATTTTGGTAAAATGAGGCGTAGATTATACATAGACGCGTGGAATTATATCTCGGCGTGCACATTTCTACGTTGAGaattatgcctttttttttatcttattttaatGGGTGCAAATTTGGAAGAGAAGAGTAACTACCTATAATgtaatcctttttatttttatttttgttttttttagatCAATTGGTGGCTAGAAAAATGTGAGATAAACAACCCGGAGGAAATCCTAGTCTTTAATGATGACAAGAATTTGCTAGAAGTAAGGCGTATTACAGAATGGGGCAGTGCGTAAaggggtgtttttttttttttgtcgccTTATTAAAGCATTACCATCCTGTATGATTATTTTGTTG contains these protein-coding regions:
- a CDS encoding proteosome subunit (putative), with amino-acid sequence MEGFEEIENAYKEIEDEIIKTVEGLCGGNYLQIKDEVIMPHMSESLINKIILLNRHINDNSNEEEFEKKVTNEKVMQINDKLIYLVCDYYINKKEIDNLINFTSSNENYFNVLPQAKTAKLIRNIVEKISKKIRNVSTLYIIFKKYMNWAYEKKRNFLRCRIEKYKTALSLIERLLKEVKKVDDKTLLLELYIVETKIYMLLKNSTKMKASLTFAKNIANTINTAIYINSEIDLLSGILFIYEKDYRSAYIYLYECYETLYTYIYNSHNNTLDFLRKKNNDFYAVIIHNIINTSTISSQNKTKSISQISPFLLSFYTFYEYYDSSNSILNLDEMNICSGNANLIYSDVICNISSSYQELEEEKVYCITNPIELNYEMIKNLTLDNYGNLLETKSSTNIVDNSIFIFPENSSICGNFGLNLNIENLKIIVPLKYMLLCKILEENNRKDINNILCEHNKLNYIPNKEIQILLDISKCYENRSLDVFENIIKINIFLINVDKVIYNYLKELYELLLEKNILKIIEAYSCIDLNYIGQKLNLDLNKIISKLSEMILDKKLNATLDQNVGILILYEDMPETKMYQNVLEIINNLTESVDILYQKAQLTV
- a CDS encoding hypothetical protein (putative), producing the protein MASGLFNITRRNLAGNHIYLGKWHDYNQWKYIAPSNLLDIIKPVEKTKVISPLAAKDQDDMFTYLNGSYHGKIITMNDLNSGNSKTSKMRGSAFHGPERTDVFRLILFNRLKQKHPQRIVPDAEHLKDANKVEVSIVWFLWSFVLFYCTMCMYGSNYIIKNKSTSFPWMPQRTDGSKGEGPMFWYLE
- a CDS encoding hypothetical protein (putative); this encodes MENICYRCSLSGESLSDHAYLFFDGYFLNDFNHATPDVKENQKSNIFLDNDKKWFSKYIADQGKNTKEGDLQNVYKKVYTNLYLCKMCNGLHNIDLILFYNKNSCFHHEVLKENFPISAEEEKNMNSVFNSIKNLLHLLNNIDIVFFFLYLHKTNQIFCETENVTHDTFHRNCERIKKYILIPPKRRNNNISSKQIQKTFAYFLIYFYLTFYHKICDSVSLSEHQTVKNSQSSETSHKSNSRKYHLYNKKRKITNECGGDKETAVLHNDEADDNDDFAKNEKETEEVEKKTNSTSASDEGKNRELDSSPPLPTIDVYISLNNLCICGYYNKYNKEMSQTKWFINNESQSALSVEECIYHIFKKTFRSTNEVFMASGREDKDVRMMNIGRPFVFVLKETKFSFLNFYLFFNKLKRMELTDTASGNSLEIKTIDQINLFLQKENCADDNSVRDLVSILNEDNSPPQRINDSYALINKKETISLYDLDSHKVLAEQAKGKTVEEQKIHSLNLSCNYNKELEVLLTGESIGANELVIFDPIGKKDPIYPNDAKENSQNGNCDHLNGYVPTNKEANLDILKKNITQNANRNYNINNLVDVKFSNVAFSTNYALIKKIMKYGEERKKAYKCIIYHSSPMTKEKIQKINQDVLSYDKNDMCVISVIQKTPIRVLHRRSLLKRERKIFEFNLVFVHEHFSLLYLLAQSGMYIKEFVNGDRGRTFPNLKHFFGQDTFVNILNLDVSSFTYDLNVQ
- a CDS encoding exopolyphosphatase (putative), giving the protein MIQNNELNCKHFDLFSYEDPELCEEEDLFESNQAPWFYHLTHLLELRKDDFKNIKSIVENEKKRGIEYSHILDIIDYQTYSDIMRKINSNMRNALSVYLFSCKYFLSKYSKNTESNGHVHFVFVFGNITADLDSVCSSIIYSFFLHIWYSLKSKTAKEKNSDVLKFFIPVINIKRSDMKLKILINWWLEKCEINNPEEILVFNDDKNLLEVLKNDNKYDICFVDFNDFEPNNLYNINNVKSIIDHHMLKEEAKNKRITKSIYPIYVCSCMVIIAYLYKHSSEFLGIPFINKNMMWLIYGTILRGYLKKLQNLT